A window of the Miscanthus floridulus cultivar M001 chromosome 14, ASM1932011v1, whole genome shotgun sequence genome harbors these coding sequences:
- the LOC136504912 gene encoding uncharacterized protein — translation MSYMRGDLLTKMRKLVKGLARPEPRWLKAMEEAPPVTFPRPEGKIKKIEFPEDVYVRKFNKKHPDSLYHDAIKISGFDPPPARVFAWRVLELKEQGVSEDDAMAVADMEYRTQKKAKKKAYKELKEIARSEGKKPPPNPYPSAIKEIQAEEKKYVMDRLFNPKLIEIANKMKEERDKLHQDRAAGQW, via the exons ATGTCGTACATGCGGGGGGACCTGCTGACGAAGATGCGGAAGCTGGTGAAGGGACTTGCCAGGCCCGAGCCCAGGTGGCTCAAGGCCATGGAAGA GGCACCGCCAGTGACATTTCCTCGCCCAGAGGGGAAGATCAAGAAGATCGAGTTTCCTGAGGATGTGTATGTTAGGAAGTTCAACAAAAAACATCCGGATTCGCTCTACCATGATGCAATCAA GATAAGTGGATTTGATCCCCCACCAGCTCGAGTTTTTGCTTGGCGTGTCCTGGAGCTGAAAGAGCAAGGAGTCAGTGAAGATGATGCGATGGCTGTAGCCGAT ATGGAGTATCGGACACAGAAGAAAGCAAAGAAGAAAGCATACAAGGAACTGAAAGAAATCGCCCGCAGTGAAGGAAAGAAGCCACCTCCAAATCCATACCCAAGTGCCATAAAAGAAATACAAGCAGAGGAAAAGAAATATGTTATGGATCGTTTATTTAACCCGAAGCTAATTGAGATTGCGAACAAGATGAAAGAGGAGAGAGACAAGTTGCATCAAGATAGAGCAGCAGGTCAATGGTAG
- the LOC136505457 gene encoding calmodulin-binding protein 25-like, with translation MPMAAATRMGAGSAHSPSSSSISLPPWHPVVLVPNQHHQALYDLDLIVAPSPSPSPSPTTPTTPQRLRPTARRAGKQRRPRPSRKLPTTYISADAASFRRMVHQVTGADDVVYHQATPELLCHPAPAPPSRAALTTTTATLLPTLDTSAFLLGAARGGGGGGGGGAPPARPGGACYHGSAVPAAGVPGAALQAEVAEQACGGVRGGGEEYSCSNGSGGGGFPSLESWDDDALF, from the coding sequence ATGCCCATGGCCGCCGCCACGCGCATGGGCGCCGGATCCGCccactccccctcctcctcctccatctcgcTGCCACCGTGGCACCCAGTCGTACTTGTACCCAATCAGCACCACCAGGCCCTCTACGACCTGGACCTCATCGTCgcgccgtccccgtccccgtccccgtcgccGACAACGCCGACGACCCCGCAGCGCCTCCGCCCCACGGCCCGGCGCGCGGGCAAGCAGCGCCGGCCGCGGCCGTCGCGGAAGCTGCCGACCACCTACATCAGTGCCGACGCCGCCAGCTTCCGCCGCATGGTGCACCAGGTGACGGGCGCCGACGACGTCGTGTATCACCAGGCCACGCCGGAGCTCCTCTGCCACCCGGCCCCGGCACCGCCCTCCCGCGCTGccctgacgacgacgacggcgactctGCTGCCGACGCTGGACACGTCGGCGTTCCTGCTCggcgcggcgcgcgggggcgggggcgggggcgggggcggagcGCCGCCCGCGCGGCCTGGTGGAGCCTGCTACCACGGCTCCGCGGTGCCGGCGGCGGGGGTTCCGGGTGCCGCTTTGCAGGCGGAGGTGGCGGAGCAGGCCTGTGGCGGCGtacgaggaggaggagaggagtacAGCTGCAGCAacggtagcggcggcggcgggttccCGAGCTTGGAGTCGTGGGATGACGACGCTCTCTTCTAG